A stretch of DNA from Thiothrix subterranea:
CATCGTATTGGTGAATCGCCAAATAATCACCCGCTGCATTCCATTCGCCGCCCTGATAGCCCACCACGACCCGTGCCGGAATTCCTGCCGCCCGCATCAGAAACACGAAGCTGCCCGCGTAATGCGCACAAAACCCGCGCTGCGATTCAAACAAAAACGCATCAATCGTATCGCTTGCGCTCAAGGTTGGCGGTTTCAAGGTGTATTCAAAGCGCTGATCCCGAAACCGTGCCAAGACCCTATCCAAATACGCCTGTTCCGTGCCGGTTTCGCGCCACAAACGTTGCGCCAAATCACGAGTCCGCGCATCGCCCGTTTCCGGCAAATGCAACGCCAACTGCCGCAATTCCGGGGCAAGCTCAAGATCACGCTGCGAATAGGGGTAACTCACCGCCTTCAATAAAAACGGCGCTTGCAAATCTTGCCGTGCCATCACCCGATAATCTGCACCGCGCAATACGTCGCCTTCGACCTCCACCGCTGGTGTCAGCGTAAACAACCAGGGCTGCCCGGTTTTTTCGTAAACGGCTTCATAAGCAATCGGTTCGCCTTGCACCCGCAGCGCATCGGGTTGCCAACGGTAATTGGTCAGCAACGCACTTTGCACTTGCTGCGGGTCAATATCGCGTTCAAATTGCCGCCATTCGCGCCCATCAAAATGGTTAAACACCATGCCGCGCCAATACAATTCGTGCTGAGCGGGTTTTCTGCCTTTAAACGTTACCCGAAACGCCAGTGCATCCGACTGGCTAAGCTTCTCAATATCACCGGGAGCCATGCGATCCGACACGCCCATTTTCGCCTGTCCGGTCGGCATCGGCAGCGACCACAACGGCGGCAAACGCGGCGCAAACACAAAAATGACCAACATCAATGGCAAACATTGCAGCAACATAAACACCGACAAGCGCAAATTAAAGCGCACTTGCTGCCCTGCCGAAAACTCCGCGACCGACTGTTGCACCCCGATCAATGCACCCGTCAACACGATCATCGACACCATGCCATACAGCGCGGCGGTAATGGATTGCGCGTACAAAAAATGCAACGCCACCAAAAAATACCCGATGAAAATCACCACCAGCGCATCACGCCGTTGCGCCACTTCCAACGATTTGAACGCAAACCCCAGCAATAACAACGTCGCCATCGCATCCAACGAGGGAAATTTCAAACCGCTTAATACCAAACCGCCAATGCCCAATACAATCAGCAATGCTTTGGTCACATTCCCCGGTTGCAACGCTGCGCCCGATAACACCCGCAAGCGCCAACCTGCCGCAAATAACAACACCGGAATCAACCACACCGGCAAATCAAACACAAACGGCAACATCACCACCAATTGCGCCGCCAACAACCAAATC
This window harbors:
- a CDS encoding transglutaminase TgpA family protein codes for the protein MHKQITYTGMIWLLAAQLVVMLPFVFDLPVWLIPVLLFAAGWRLRVLSGAALQPGNVTKALLIVLGIGGLVLSGLKFPSLDAMATLLLLGFAFKSLEVAQRRDALVVIFIGYFLVALHFLYAQSITAALYGMVSMIVLTGALIGVQQSVAEFSAGQQVRFNLRLSVFMLLQCLPLMLVIFVFAPRLPPLWSLPMPTGQAKMGVSDRMAPGDIEKLSQSDALAFRVTFKGRKPAQHELYWRGMVFNHFDGREWRQFERDIDPQQVQSALLTNYRWQPDALRVQGEPIAYEAVYEKTGQPWLFTLTPAVEVEGDVLRGADYRVMARQDLQAPFLLKAVSYPYSQRDLELAPELRQLALHLPETGDARTRDLAQRLWRETGTEQAYLDRVLARFRDQRFEYTLKPPTLSASDTIDAFLFESQRGFCAHYAGSFVFLMRAAGIPARVVVGYQGGEWNAAGDYLAIHQYDAHAWAEVWLAGQGWVRVDPTTMVAPSRTEQGLEAAMQAEGSFLADSMFSVRKIVWLNGIRQQLDTVQYGWRRWVLGYDGAEQAALLKSLLGTFSVQGVALLMGGLLAAIGLLWLVLLGMTPRREREALEHQLYRRFCAALAKRGVLREPGDAPGVFAAQAAEALPAVAGVIREFTQVYEGICYVPSADGRQATRRLKALLGKLR